A DNA window from Caretta caretta isolate rCarCar2 chromosome 7, rCarCar1.hap1, whole genome shotgun sequence contains the following coding sequences:
- the LBX1 gene encoding transcription factor LBX1 codes for MTSKEEAKASSVEERRRSPLDQLPPPANSNKPLTPFSIEDILNKPAVRRSYTICGTAHLLSSADKHPPAGLPLSSRALLSQTSPLCALEELASKTFKGLEVSVLQAAEGRDGMTIFGQRQTPKKRRKSRTAFTNHQIYELEKRFLYQKYLSPADRDQIAQQLGLTNAQVITWFQNRRAKLKRDLEEMKADVESAKKLGPNAQVDIVSISELEQNSEGRGKSRSLSPTLTKHGLETASHLQLSPESPLTDQPNSSKECSEDEDDVEIDVDD; via the exons ATGACTTCCAAAGAAGAAGCCAAGGCTTCCTCggtggaggagagaagaaggAGCCCCCTGGATCAGCTGCCCCCTCCTGCCAATTCCAACAAGCCTCTGACCCCCTTCAGCATAGAGGACATTCTGAACAAGCCGGCCGTCAGGCGAAGTTACACGATCTGCGGGACAGCCCATCTCCTCTCCAGCGCCGACAAGCACCCGCCAGCCGGCCTGCCTCTCTCCAGCCGGGCGCTCCTCTCCCAAACCTCCCCGCTCTGTGCCCTGGAGGAACTGGCCAGCAAAACCTTCAAAGGGCTGGAAGTCAGCGTCCTGCAGGCAGCTGAAG GAAGGGATGGGATGACTATTTTTGGCCAGAGACAAACTCCCAAGAAAAGGAGGAAGTCTAGAACCGCCTTTACAAACCACCAGATCTACGAACTGGAAAAGAGGTTTTTGTATCAGAAATACCTCTCCCCAGCCGACCGAGACCAAATcgcccagcagctggggctgaccAACGCCCAGGTGATCACCTGGTTTCAGAACCGCAGAGCCAAACTCAAAAGAGACCTGGAGGAGATGAAAGCAGATGTGGAATCTGCCAAGAAACTGGGGCCCAACGCCCAGGTGGATATTGTTAGCATTTCAGAGCTGGAGCAGAATTCGGAAGGGAGGGGAAAATCGCGTTCCCTTTCTCCAACTCTAACCAAACATGGACTGGAGACCGCCAGCCACCTTCAGCTGTCTCCTGAATCCCCTCTCACAGACCAACCCAACAGCAGTAAGGAGTGCTCAGAGGATGAAGATGATGTGGAAATTGACGTTGATGACTGa